One Parafrankia discariae DNA segment encodes these proteins:
- a CDS encoding metal ABC transporter permease, which yields MSTPGDLLITPFERPFMYRALLEVLLLGTLSAVVGVLVLLRRLAFLTDALTHAVFPGVVVGFLIAGDSGIVPGALLVAVAGAAGFTALVSTRRVTEDAAMAMLLTGCFAVGVVLVSRRESYTSDLTAFLFGRLLTVDSTDITVTAVTAAVALAVLALIHKELLLRAFDPEGARAAGYPVWLLDLVLNLVIALVVVAAVRAVGTVLVIALIVIPAAAARLLSDRLVVIVLASIGLGVLGGWLGLVASYEASVRHEIRLAAGASVVLALVAIYALALLVAMLPRRSRAARSRPRESRRRRPVSSGGAT from the coding sequence GTGAGCACGCCCGGCGATCTCCTGATCACGCCGTTCGAGCGGCCGTTCATGTACCGGGCGCTGCTCGAGGTGCTGCTGCTCGGGACGCTGAGCGCCGTGGTCGGCGTCCTCGTCCTGCTGCGCCGGCTGGCCTTCCTCACCGACGCGCTCACCCACGCCGTCTTCCCGGGCGTCGTGGTCGGCTTCCTGATCGCCGGCGACTCCGGCATCGTGCCGGGGGCGCTGCTCGTCGCCGTCGCGGGTGCCGCCGGGTTCACCGCGTTGGTCTCCACCCGGCGGGTCACCGAGGACGCGGCGATGGCGATGCTGCTCACCGGCTGTTTCGCCGTCGGCGTCGTGCTGGTCTCGCGCCGGGAGTCCTACACCTCGGATCTCACCGCCTTCCTGTTCGGACGGCTGCTGACCGTCGACTCCACCGACATCACCGTGACCGCGGTGACCGCCGCCGTGGCCCTCGCGGTGCTCGCACTGATCCACAAGGAGCTGCTGCTGCGGGCGTTCGACCCGGAGGGGGCGCGCGCGGCCGGGTACCCGGTGTGGCTGCTGGACCTGGTCCTCAACCTGGTGATCGCGCTCGTCGTCGTCGCCGCCGTCCGCGCCGTCGGGACGGTGCTGGTCATCGCCCTGATCGTGATCCCGGCGGCGGCCGCCCGGCTGCTCAGCGACCGGCTGGTGGTCATCGTGCTGGCCTCGATCGGGCTCGGGGTCCTCGGCGGCTGGCTCGGCCTGGTCGCCAGCTACGAGGCGTCGGTGCGCCACGAGATCCGGCTCGCCGCCGGCGCGTCGGTCGTCCTGGCGCTGGTCGCGATCTACGCGCTGGCGCTGCTCGTCGCCATGCTGCCGCGCCGGTCGCGCGCCGCGCGTTCCCGGCCCCGGGAGAGCCGGCGGCGGCGGCCCGTGTCGTCGGGCGGGGCGACCTGA
- a CDS encoding metal ABC transporter ATP-binding protein, giving the protein MDRWSIMTGNAQAACLTAPDGPDGASASSPVAVPTTAAPVAAVATALAADAAAAIALPGQVGTAIPAETEGGGRAGAGVRTGAVPAALSLEHASIAYGRVPVLHGVHGVLHPGRTLALIGPNGAGKSTLIKALLGLVPVVDGLITVLGRPPGAARREVAYVPQADTLDPDFPISVGQVVLMGRYRGIGWIRRPGRADRAAAQAALEAVGLAHRARDRFGTLSGGQRQRVLLARAIAAQPRLLLLDEPFNGVDVVSQDALLAALGTLTATGTAVVVSTHDLALAQLISDEVCLLSGRQIAFGPPAEALTAQPLRAAYGGAALEIDGRGVVVTRS; this is encoded by the coding sequence ATGGACCGGTGGTCGATCATGACCGGTAACGCTCAGGCCGCGTGCCTGACCGCGCCGGACGGGCCGGACGGAGCCTCGGCGTCCTCGCCGGTGGCGGTACCGACGACCGCGGCGCCGGTGGCGGCGGTGGCGACAGCACTGGCGGCCGACGCGGCCGCCGCGATCGCGCTCCCCGGTCAGGTCGGCACCGCGATCCCGGCCGAGACCGAGGGCGGCGGCCGAGCCGGAGCCGGAGTCAGGACCGGGGCCGTTCCCGCCGCGCTGTCGCTGGAGCACGCGAGCATCGCCTACGGCCGGGTGCCGGTGCTGCACGGCGTGCACGGCGTGCTGCACCCCGGCCGGACGCTGGCCCTCATCGGGCCCAACGGCGCGGGCAAGTCGACGCTGATCAAGGCGCTGCTCGGCCTGGTACCCGTGGTCGACGGCCTGATCACGGTGCTCGGCCGTCCCCCGGGCGCCGCCCGCCGGGAGGTCGCCTACGTGCCACAGGCGGACACACTCGACCCGGACTTCCCGATCTCGGTCGGCCAGGTCGTGCTGATGGGCCGCTACCGCGGGATCGGCTGGATCCGCCGGCCCGGCCGCGCCGACCGGGCCGCGGCCCAGGCCGCGCTGGAGGCCGTCGGACTGGCCCACCGGGCCCGGGACCGCTTCGGCACGCTCTCCGGCGGCCAGCGCCAGCGGGTGCTGCTGGCCCGCGCCATCGCCGCCCAGCCCCGGCTGCTGCTGCTCGACGAGCCGTTCAACGGCGTGGACGTCGTCTCGCAGGACGCCCTGCTCGCCGCGCTCGGCACGCTGACCGCCACCGGCACGGCTGTCGTCGTCTCCACCCACGACCTGGCCCTGGCGCAGCTCATCAGCGACGAGGTGTGCCTGCTCAGCGGTCGGCAGATCGCGTTCGGGCCGCCCGCCGAGGCGCTCACCGCGCAGCCCCTGCGGGCCGCCTACGGCGGTGCCGCGCTGGAGATCGACGGCCGGGGCGTCGTCGTCACCCGCTCGTGA
- a CDS encoding LLM class F420-dependent oxidoreductase — MWSGQFDFSDAATVREAVAELDGLGYSTLWTGEVKGREVLVTAGLMLAATSRITIATGIAQILARNPLTMAAGQLALAEAYPGRFLLGLGVSHAELMRIRGATYAKPLGQMRAYLDELDRMAAEQYRAVPPEGVQPRVLAALGPKMLGLARERADGAHTYFVPPEHTADARAALGPGKLLVPEQAFVLHRDASEARELARRHTGSYLRLPNYTNNLRRYGFTDDDLAGTGSDRLVDTIVPWGDADVLLGRIKEHLDAGADQVAVQVLDFDRRGLPRWQWRELAPALLSL, encoded by the coding sequence ATCTGGAGCGGGCAGTTCGACTTCTCCGACGCCGCCACGGTGCGCGAGGCGGTGGCCGAGCTCGACGGGCTCGGCTACTCCACCCTGTGGACGGGCGAGGTCAAGGGCCGCGAGGTGCTGGTCACCGCCGGTCTGATGCTCGCGGCGACGTCCCGGATCACGATCGCGACCGGGATCGCGCAGATCCTCGCGCGCAACCCCCTGACGATGGCCGCCGGTCAGCTCGCGCTCGCGGAGGCGTACCCGGGGCGGTTCCTGCTCGGGCTCGGGGTCTCGCACGCGGAGCTGATGCGCATCCGCGGCGCGACCTACGCGAAGCCGCTGGGCCAGATGCGGGCCTACCTGGACGAGCTGGACCGGATGGCCGCCGAGCAGTACCGGGCGGTTCCGCCGGAGGGGGTCCAGCCGCGGGTGCTGGCCGCGCTGGGGCCGAAGATGCTCGGCCTGGCCCGGGAGCGCGCGGACGGCGCGCACACCTACTTCGTGCCGCCGGAGCACACCGCCGACGCCCGCGCGGCGCTCGGGCCCGGGAAGCTGCTCGTGCCCGAGCAGGCGTTCGTCCTGCACCGGGACGCGAGCGAGGCGCGCGAGCTGGCCCGCCGGCACACGGGGTCCTACCTGCGGCTGCCGAACTACACGAACAACCTGCGTCGCTACGGCTTCACCGACGACGATCTCGCCGGCACCGGGTCCGACCGGCTGGTCGACACGATCGTCCCGTGGGGGGACGCCGACGTCCTGCTCGGCCGGATCAAGGAGCACCTGGACGCGGGCGCGGACCAGGTGGCGGTGCAGGTTCTGGACTTCGACCGCCGGGGGCTGCCGCGCTGGCAGTGGCGCGAGCTGGCCCCGGCGCTGCTGTCGCTCTGA
- a CDS encoding CapA family protein codes for MCVGLATFGLMGGGDDASGNLAALGGTGPGQAGQPAAPQGASQPAQSPQAPPSPLPAESSAPAGQAAGNSARRPTGNPVRIAFGGDVHFEGAPGQRLAADPRTAVGPMSRTLAAADLAIVNLETAVTTGGTPATKAFVFRAPPTAFTAMRAAGVDVVNMANNHGMDYGVEGLADSLRSAREADFPTVGIGADDAAAYAPYVTTVNGQRIAIFGATQVLDDELVSAWTAGPGKPGLASAKKVERLAAAIREVRPTVDTVIVYLHWGVERESCPSDTQTSLVAPLVAAGADALVGGHAHVLQGAGWNHDGVYVGYGLGNFVFYASGGGPNTETGVLELTFQGRAVTTASWVPGRIVDGAPRPLAGAAASQALTRWNSLRDCTDLAGTAPW; via the coding sequence GTGTGCGTCGGTCTGGCCACGTTCGGCCTGATGGGCGGCGGTGACGACGCCTCGGGGAATCTCGCCGCGCTCGGCGGCACCGGGCCGGGCCAGGCCGGCCAGCCCGCGGCCCCGCAGGGCGCGTCCCAGCCGGCCCAGTCACCGCAGGCACCCCCGTCACCGCTGCCCGCTGAATCGTCGGCCCCCGCCGGCCAGGCGGCGGGTAACAGCGCCCGGCGGCCGACCGGAAATCCGGTCCGCATCGCCTTTGGTGGGGACGTCCATTTCGAAGGCGCGCCCGGGCAGCGGCTCGCGGCCGATCCACGGACCGCGGTGGGTCCCATGTCGCGGACCCTGGCCGCGGCGGATCTGGCCATCGTCAATCTGGAGACCGCTGTCACGACCGGCGGCACGCCGGCCACCAAGGCATTCGTCTTCCGCGCGCCGCCCACCGCGTTCACCGCCATGCGCGCCGCCGGTGTCGACGTGGTGAACATGGCGAACAACCACGGAATGGACTACGGAGTCGAAGGTCTCGCGGACTCGCTGCGCAGCGCCCGCGAGGCCGATTTCCCGACCGTGGGTATCGGCGCGGACGACGCGGCGGCCTACGCCCCGTACGTGACCACCGTGAACGGCCAGCGAATCGCGATCTTCGGTGCGACGCAGGTTCTCGACGACGAGCTGGTCTCCGCGTGGACCGCCGGGCCCGGCAAACCCGGGCTCGCCTCGGCGAAGAAGGTCGAGCGGCTGGCCGCGGCGATCCGCGAGGTGCGGCCGACCGTGGACACCGTGATCGTCTACCTGCACTGGGGGGTGGAGCGCGAGAGCTGCCCGAGCGACACGCAGACCAGCCTGGTCGCCCCGCTGGTCGCCGCGGGCGCGGACGCGCTGGTTGGCGGGCACGCGCATGTCCTGCAGGGCGCCGGGTGGAACCACGACGGCGTGTACGTCGGCTACGGCCTGGGCAACTTCGTCTTCTACGCGTCGGGCGGCGGCCCCAACACCGAGACCGGCGTGCTTGAGCTGACCTTCCAGGGCCGGGCGGTGACCACGGCCAGCTGGGTACCCGGCCGGATCGTCGACGGGGCCCCGCGCCCGCTGGCGGGCGCCGCTGCCAGCCAGGCCCTGACCAGGTGGAACAGCCTGCGCGACTGCACGGACCTCGCCGGCACCGCCCCCTGGTAG
- a CDS encoding SCO5389 family protein, with translation MSLTVTPELVEAAGEGRMADEDFVACVRASLPYAYRLVEELVAALPAAGPAGRDFADNQVPPPDEAARGQLLRALASTSIRSALERHFGVALAFQNCHRVAVFAPDAVGRAQYQAFVSPRAQVLNQRPDFVDC, from the coding sequence ATGTCACTGACCGTCACGCCCGAGCTGGTCGAGGCCGCCGGCGAGGGCCGAATGGCCGACGAGGACTTCGTCGCCTGCGTGCGTGCCTCGCTCCCGTACGCCTACCGGCTGGTCGAGGAACTGGTCGCGGCCCTGCCCGCGGCCGGCCCCGCCGGCCGGGATTTCGCCGACAACCAGGTGCCCCCGCCGGACGAGGCCGCCCGGGGGCAGCTGCTGCGCGCCCTGGCGAGCACGTCCATCCGGTCGGCGCTCGAACGGCACTTCGGTGTCGCGCTGGCGTTCCAGAACTGCCACCGGGTCGCGGTCTTCGCCCCGGACGCCGTCGGGCGCGCGCAGTACCAGGCGTTCGTCTCGCCGCGGGCGCAGGTGCTCAACCAGCGGCCCGACTTCGTCGACTGTTAG
- a CDS encoding pyridoxal phosphate-dependent aminotransferase — MEFAQSDKLADVCYDVRGPVLDEATRLEAAGQRVLKLNIGNPAPFGFSAPPSVLAAVVENLAAAQGYSDSKGLLPAREAVVRYAAGKGMTSVTPDDVYLGNGVSELIMMSLQALLNNGDEVLLPAPDYPLWTAVVSLTGGRPVHYLCDESAGWNPDLDDIIRKITPRTRAIVIINPNNPTGAVYDRPVLEELIEVARRHNLMLFSDEIYDRILYDGAEHHSPAALAPDLFCVTFNGLSKAYRLAGFRSGWMTLSGPRQHASSYIEGLNVLANMRLCANVPGQFALQAALAEGGGAGDLVLPGGRLLEQRDTVVKLLNDIPGVSCVPPRGALYAFPRIDPEVHPIDDDESFVLDLLRAERILLVQGTGFNWPRPDHVRLVTLPCVDDLTDAVGRIDRFLTAYART; from the coding sequence ATGGAGTTCGCCCAGTCCGACAAGCTCGCCGACGTCTGCTACGACGTCCGAGGTCCCGTCCTCGACGAGGCGACCCGGCTGGAGGCCGCAGGCCAGCGCGTGCTGAAGCTGAACATCGGCAACCCCGCCCCGTTCGGCTTCTCCGCGCCGCCTTCGGTGCTCGCCGCCGTGGTCGAGAACCTCGCGGCGGCACAGGGCTACAGCGACTCCAAGGGCCTGCTCCCCGCCCGCGAGGCCGTCGTGCGCTACGCGGCCGGCAAGGGGATGACCAGCGTCACCCCCGACGACGTCTACCTCGGCAACGGCGTCTCCGAGCTGATCATGATGTCGTTGCAGGCGCTGCTGAACAACGGCGACGAGGTGCTCCTGCCCGCCCCCGACTACCCGTTGTGGACGGCGGTGGTCAGCCTCACCGGCGGGCGGCCGGTGCACTACCTGTGCGACGAGTCCGCCGGCTGGAATCCCGACCTCGACGACATCATCCGCAAGATCACCCCACGCACCCGCGCGATCGTGATCATCAACCCGAACAACCCGACCGGCGCCGTCTACGACCGGCCGGTGCTCGAGGAGCTCATCGAGGTCGCCCGTCGGCACAACCTGATGCTGTTCTCCGACGAGATCTACGATCGCATCCTCTACGACGGCGCGGAGCACCACTCGCCCGCCGCGCTCGCCCCCGACCTGTTCTGCGTCACGTTCAACGGGCTGTCGAAGGCCTACCGGCTGGCGGGCTTCCGCTCCGGGTGGATGACCCTCTCCGGGCCGCGCCAGCACGCGTCCAGCTACATCGAGGGCCTGAACGTCCTGGCGAACATGCGCCTGTGCGCGAACGTGCCCGGCCAGTTCGCGCTCCAGGCGGCGCTCGCCGAGGGCGGCGGCGCCGGCGATCTCGTCCTGCCCGGCGGCCGGCTGCTGGAGCAGCGCGACACGGTGGTGAAGCTGCTCAACGACATCCCCGGGGTCTCGTGCGTGCCCCCGCGCGGCGCGCTGTACGCGTTCCCCCGCATCGACCCCGAGGTCCACCCGATCGACGACGACGAGAGCTTCGTGCTCGACCTGCTGCGGGCCGAGCGGATCCTGCTGGTGCAGGGCACCGGGTTCAACTGGCCGCGGCCCGACCACGTCCGGCTGGTGACCCTGCCCTGCGTCGACGACCTGACCGACGCGGTCGGTCGGATCGACCGTTTCCTGACCGCCTACGCTCGGACCTGA
- a CDS encoding thiamine pyrophosphate-dependent dehydrogenase E1 component subunit alpha, with translation MTELVQLLTPDGRRVASDSGQETDYQEFVDGVTDDDLLGLLRDMIIVRRLDDEGTALQRQGELCLWASLRGQEAAQVGSGRALGPSDMAFPSYREHGVAWCRGVDPLDVFGLFRGTSLGNWDPAAHGFALYAIVVGSQTLHAAGYAMGITRDGGDGAAISYFGDGASSEGDVSEAFGWASVFSAPLVFFCQNNQWAISEPYRRQSRVPVYQRARGFGFPSVRVDGNDVLATLAVTRWALRQARSGGGPVLVEALTYRINPHTTADDPSRYRPSDEVSSWRLRDPIERLAIHLRARGALTDEQEAGLAAEANAVATDLRARCLTLPDPPETALFDHVQVTENNLVAAERAAFTELRGALL, from the coding sequence GTGACGGAGCTCGTGCAGCTGCTCACCCCCGACGGCCGCCGCGTCGCCTCGGACTCCGGGCAGGAAACCGACTACCAGGAATTCGTCGACGGCGTGACCGACGACGACCTGCTCGGCCTGCTGCGGGACATGATCATTGTGCGGCGCCTCGACGACGAGGGGACGGCGCTGCAACGCCAGGGTGAGCTGTGCCTGTGGGCCAGCCTGCGCGGCCAGGAGGCGGCGCAGGTCGGCTCCGGGCGCGCCCTCGGCCCGTCCGACATGGCCTTCCCCTCGTACCGGGAGCACGGTGTGGCCTGGTGCCGGGGGGTGGATCCACTGGACGTGTTCGGCCTGTTCCGGGGCACCTCGCTCGGCAACTGGGACCCGGCCGCGCACGGGTTCGCGCTCTACGCGATCGTCGTCGGGTCGCAGACCCTGCACGCCGCCGGCTACGCCATGGGCATCACCCGGGACGGCGGTGACGGCGCCGCCATCTCGTACTTCGGGGACGGCGCGTCCAGCGAGGGCGACGTGAGCGAGGCCTTCGGCTGGGCCAGTGTCTTCTCCGCGCCGCTGGTGTTCTTCTGCCAGAACAACCAGTGGGCGATCTCGGAGCCGTACCGGCGGCAGAGCCGGGTGCCGGTCTACCAACGGGCGCGCGGCTTCGGCTTCCCCAGCGTGCGGGTGGACGGCAACGACGTCCTCGCGACCCTCGCCGTGACCCGGTGGGCCCTGCGGCAGGCCCGCTCCGGTGGCGGTCCCGTCCTGGTGGAGGCGTTGACGTACCGGATCAATCCGCACACCACCGCCGACGATCCGTCGCGCTACCGCCCGTCGGACGAGGTGTCCAGCTGGCGGCTGCGCGACCCGATCGAACGGCTGGCGATCCACCTGCGGGCCCGCGGCGCGCTGACCGACGAGCAGGAGGCCGGCCTCGCCGCCGAGGCGAACGCCGTCGCGACGGATCTGCGCGCCCGCTGCCTCACGCTCCCCGACCCGCCCGAGACCGCCCTGTTCGACCACGTCCAGGTGACGGAGAACAATCTGGTCGCCGCCGAGCGCGCCGCGTTCACGGAACTACGGGGAGCACTGCTTTGA
- a CDS encoding glycosyltransferase family 39 protein: MEPTGRPAPDTRETIGPRGAGDVLALVTVSLLAVVVQAVLWERFRQPLWYDELWRPHFVAEPAGTFWSELSVANTPSAIGSMGLLRVCGDVFGWHAWALRLPSAVPLVTLAAGTWLLGRRLTGRAAAFAAALTVTLAGTVVDLASQVKPYTLDAACAVAVVMLWTRAAPTTRALLWSRFAVGVLALFSLPALFLIVPLTVLDVARPTARAAAARPAIRSAVHAVLCDAPAVVVAGLHAALFVLHQSGQRASTFWDDHFLAGRGPLDGIRFVADQLAATAAGAPPGIDRYDPNLVHPLTDSSDPVVIVLGCAVAIAFAAGAVTLSRRPDGRVLLVATGGAELMVLAASAGRYWPFGAVRTNVFVVPLLTVVAAAGAAALARAARDAWAGARPAGGQAAGRRGAAAVLLAAVTAVTVLAAAAVPAAAVSALRPLWEERGERRPIDLMVDATVTARRLYRPGDLVVVGGRLARAGWLYGMEVSQDGAADNRTPGQERPRPGAEVVAGPVGPRVRRSSTVFLTAIGDGGVGRTLARRAPGPAGRVLLFVLAYDRRGTARALAEAQAAGWCPAWTHDFELTGTLRVLTPCEGRAGDTA, encoded by the coding sequence GTGGAACCGACCGGCCGGCCGGCGCCGGACACACGTGAAACAATCGGGCCGCGCGGCGCGGGGGACGTACTGGCGCTGGTCACGGTCAGCCTGTTGGCGGTCGTGGTCCAGGCGGTGCTCTGGGAGCGTTTCCGTCAGCCGCTCTGGTACGACGAGCTGTGGCGCCCGCACTTCGTCGCCGAGCCGGCCGGGACCTTCTGGTCGGAGCTCTCGGTGGCGAACACCCCGTCCGCGATCGGCTCGATGGGGCTGCTCCGGGTTTGCGGTGACGTGTTCGGGTGGCATGCCTGGGCCCTGCGGCTGCCGTCCGCGGTTCCCCTCGTCACGCTCGCCGCCGGCACCTGGCTGCTGGGCCGCCGACTGACCGGCCGCGCGGCGGCGTTCGCCGCGGCGCTGACGGTCACCCTCGCCGGCACCGTCGTCGACCTCGCCTCCCAGGTCAAGCCGTACACCCTCGACGCGGCCTGCGCGGTGGCCGTGGTCATGCTGTGGACGCGGGCCGCTCCCACCACCCGAGCGCTGCTGTGGAGCCGGTTCGCCGTCGGTGTCCTCGCGCTGTTCTCGCTGCCCGCGCTCTTCCTCATCGTCCCGCTGACCGTCCTGGACGTCGCCCGGCCGACCGCTCGCGCGGCTGCCGCCCGGCCGGCGATCCGTTCGGCCGTTCACGCCGTGCTGTGCGATGCCCCCGCGGTCGTGGTCGCCGGGCTGCACGCGGCGCTGTTCGTGTTGCACCAGTCCGGCCAACGGGCGAGCACCTTCTGGGACGACCACTTCCTGGCCGGGCGAGGCCCGCTCGACGGGATCCGCTTCGTCGCCGACCAGCTCGCGGCGACCGCGGCCGGCGCGCCCCCGGGGATCGACCGCTACGACCCGAACCTGGTCCACCCGCTGACCGACTCGTCCGACCCGGTGGTGATCGTGCTCGGCTGCGCCGTCGCGATCGCGTTCGCGGCCGGGGCGGTCACGCTGTCCCGGCGCCCGGACGGCCGGGTGCTCCTGGTCGCCACCGGCGGCGCCGAGCTGATGGTGCTGGCGGCGAGCGCCGGGCGGTACTGGCCGTTCGGCGCCGTACGGACGAACGTCTTCGTCGTCCCGCTGCTCACCGTGGTCGCGGCCGCCGGCGCCGCGGCGCTGGCCCGCGCCGCCCGCGACGCGTGGGCGGGGGCTCGCCCCGCCGGCGGGCAGGCGGCCGGCCGGCGCGGCGCGGCGGCGGTCCTGCTGGCCGCGGTGACGGCGGTGACCGTCCTCGCCGCGGCCGCGGTGCCCGCCGCCGCGGTCAGCGCCCTGCGCCCGCTGTGGGAGGAACGCGGCGAACGCCGTCCGATCGACCTCATGGTGGACGCGACCGTCACCGCCCGCCGGCTCTACCGGCCCGGTGACCTGGTCGTCGTAGGCGGCCGTCTCGCCCGCGCGGGCTGGCTGTACGGGATGGAGGTCAGCCAGGACGGCGCCGCCGACAACCGCACGCCCGGCCAGGAACGCCCCCGCCCGGGCGCCGAGGTGGTCGCCGGGCCGGTGGGACCACGGGTGCGCCGCTCCTCGACCGTCTTCCTGACCGCGATCGGAGACGGCGGCGTCGGACGGACGCTCGCCCGGCGCGCGCCGGGGCCGGCCGGTCGGGTACTCCTGTTCGTCCTCGCCTACGACCGCCGGGGCACGGCCCGTGCGCTCGCCGAGGCACAGGCCGCGGGCTGGTGCCCCGCCTGGACTCACGACTTCGAACTCACCGGCACCCTGCGCGTCCTCACCCCGTGCGAGGGCCGGGCCGGCGACACCGCCTGA
- a CDS encoding Fur family transcriptional regulator, translating to MSSPRGGSATSDRVAGGSGAGSGDRSGGAVPRPGRGRGTSVRATRQGDAVSSALAATDAFTSAQDLHARLRQEGQSVGLTTVYRHLQVLADRGEVDVLRRDDGETVYRRCTTDGHHHHLVCRHCGHTVEIAGPEIETWTSSVASAEGFTDVVHTVEIYGTCARCAAARTGGDGGGDPAR from the coding sequence ATGAGCTCCCCGCGCGGCGGGTCAGCGACTTCCGACCGGGTGGCAGGCGGCTCCGGCGCTGGCTCCGGTGACCGCTCGGGCGGGGCGGTGCCCCGCCCGGGCCGGGGCCGCGGCACCTCCGTGCGGGCCACCCGGCAGGGCGACGCGGTCTCCTCCGCCCTCGCGGCGACGGACGCCTTCACCAGCGCGCAGGACCTGCACGCCCGACTGCGCCAGGAGGGCCAGTCCGTCGGCCTGACGACCGTCTACCGTCACCTGCAGGTGCTCGCCGACCGCGGCGAGGTGGACGTCCTGCGCCGCGACGACGGCGAGACCGTGTACCGGCGGTGCACCACCGACGGTCACCACCACCATCTCGTGTGCCGCCACTGCGGCCACACGGTGGAGATCGCCGGCCCCGAGATCGAGACCTGGACGTCCTCCGTGGCCAGCGCGGAGGGCTTCACCGACGTCGTGCACACGGTCGAGATCTACGGAACCTGCGCCCGGTGCGCCGCCGCGCGCACCGGTGGCGACGGCGGCGGCGACCCGGCGCGCTGA
- a CDS encoding metal ABC transporter permease, producing the protein MALFESLGDGYTRRALIEVLIVGTLCGAVGVHVVLRRLSFLTMAMTHATFPGVVIASLIGMNLVLGAGLFGVLVVSAVALLTGTPGHSAAGGGGGAGRGGGGSGGAGSGGGARRAGTGGRDVSTVTGVVLSGGFALGVALMSARDGSNRDLSAFLVGSVLTVQESDLVVSGVTAVVVLAALVTLRKELLLGAFDPTALTAAGYPSRGLGLVLLLLVEAAVVTSLPAVGTIMAVALVVGPAATARLWCSRTSTMTAVSIAVAVVCGVVGLAVSEQWDIAAGGAIVLTLAAALVLSLVLAPRGGLSGTPAARIAAATHRG; encoded by the coding sequence ATGGCGCTGTTCGAGTCGCTGGGCGACGGCTACACCCGGCGGGCCCTGATCGAGGTACTGATCGTCGGGACGCTGTGCGGCGCCGTCGGCGTACACGTCGTGCTGCGCCGGCTCAGCTTCCTCACCATGGCGATGACCCACGCGACCTTCCCGGGCGTGGTGATCGCCTCCCTGATCGGGATGAACCTCGTGCTGGGCGCCGGGCTGTTCGGCGTGCTGGTGGTGAGCGCGGTCGCCCTGCTCACCGGCACCCCGGGGCACTCGGCCGCCGGCGGTGGCGGTGGCGCGGGCCGGGGTGGCGGCGGCTCGGGCGGTGCCGGCTCGGGCGGCGGCGCGCGGCGCGCGGGCACCGGCGGGCGGGACGTGAGCACCGTGACCGGCGTCGTGCTCTCCGGCGGGTTCGCGCTCGGCGTCGCGCTGATGTCCGCCCGGGACGGGTCGAACCGTGACCTGAGCGCCTTCCTGGTGGGCTCGGTGCTGACCGTCCAGGAGAGCGACCTGGTCGTCAGCGGTGTGACGGCGGTCGTGGTGCTCGCCGCGCTCGTGACCCTGCGCAAGGAGCTGCTGCTCGGGGCGTTCGACCCCACCGCGCTCACCGCGGCCGGGTACCCGTCCCGGGGGCTCGGGCTCGTCCTGCTGCTGCTCGTCGAGGCGGCGGTCGTCACCTCGCTGCCCGCGGTGGGCACGATCATGGCCGTCGCGCTGGTCGTCGGCCCGGCCGCCACCGCCCGGCTGTGGTGCTCGCGCACATCGACGATGACCGCGGTCTCGATCGCGGTGGCCGTGGTCTGCGGTGTGGTCGGGCTCGCCGTCAGCGAGCAGTGGGACATCGCCGCCGGCGGGGCGATCGTGCTGACGCTGGCCGCGGCCCTGGTGCTCTCCCTCGTCCTGGCGCCCCGGGGCGGGCTGTCCGGGACGCCGGCGGCGCGGATCGCCGCGGCCACCCACCGCGGGTGA